In one Sphingomonas hankookensis genomic region, the following are encoded:
- the atpD gene encoding F0F1 ATP synthase subunit beta: protein MATAADTYAPQGSTNNTGRISQVIGAVVDVTFDGELPAILSALETDNNGNRLVLEVAQHLGENTVRTIAMDATEGLTRGQSVKDTGSQIRVPVGPKTLGRILNVVGEPIDERGPVGAETTAPIHAKAPEFVDQSTESAILVTGIKVIDLLAPYAKGGKIGLFGGAGVGKTVLIQELINNIAKGHGGTSVFAGVGERTREGNDLYHEFLDAGVIAKDAEGNPTSEGSKVALVYGQMNEPPGARARVALSGLTIAEYFRDVEGQDVLFFVDNIFRFTQAGSEVSALLGRIPSAVGYQPTLSTDMGALQERITSTNKGSITSVQAIYVPADDLTDPAPATSFAHLDATTVLNRAISELGIYPAVDPLDSTSRVLEPRTVGQEHYDTARAVQSLLQRYKSLQDIIAILGMDELSEEDKVTVARARKIQKFLSQPFHVAEVFTGISGKFVALEDTVKSFKAVVEGEYDHLPESAFYMVGGIDEVVAKAQKMAQDA, encoded by the coding sequence ATGGCAACCGCCGCAGACACCTACGCCCCGCAGGGCAGCACCAACAATACCGGCCGCATCAGCCAGGTGATCGGCGCGGTCGTCGACGTGACGTTCGACGGCGAACTGCCCGCCATCCTGTCGGCGCTCGAAACCGACAATAACGGCAACCGGCTGGTCCTCGAAGTCGCGCAGCATCTGGGCGAGAACACCGTCCGCACGATCGCGATGGACGCGACCGAAGGCCTGACGCGCGGTCAGTCGGTCAAGGACACCGGTTCGCAGATCCGCGTTCCGGTCGGCCCGAAGACGCTCGGCCGCATCCTGAACGTCGTCGGCGAGCCGATCGACGAGCGCGGGCCCGTCGGCGCGGAAACCACCGCCCCGATCCATGCCAAGGCGCCGGAATTCGTCGACCAGTCGACCGAGAGCGCGATCCTCGTCACCGGCATCAAGGTCATCGACCTGCTCGCCCCCTACGCGAAGGGCGGCAAGATCGGCCTGTTCGGCGGCGCGGGCGTCGGCAAGACGGTTCTCATTCAGGAACTCATCAACAACATCGCCAAGGGCCATGGCGGCACGTCGGTATTCGCGGGCGTCGGTGAGCGTACCCGCGAGGGCAACGACCTGTACCATGAATTCCTCGACGCGGGCGTCATCGCCAAGGATGCCGAGGGCAATCCGACGAGCGAGGGGTCGAAGGTCGCGCTGGTATACGGCCAGATGAACGAGCCGCCGGGCGCCCGCGCGCGCGTCGCGCTGTCGGGCCTGACGATCGCCGAATATTTCCGCGACGTCGAAGGGCAGGACGTGCTGTTCTTCGTCGACAACATCTTCCGCTTCACCCAGGCGGGCTCGGAAGTGTCGGCGCTGCTCGGCCGCATTCCCTCGGCGGTGGGCTATCAGCCGACGCTGTCGACCGACATGGGCGCGCTGCAGGAACGCATCACTTCGACCAACAAGGGCTCGATCACCTCGGTGCAGGCGATCTACGTCCCCGCGGACGATTTGACCGATCCGGCGCCGGCGACCTCGTTCGCCCACCTCGACGCGACGACCGTGCTCAACCGCGCGATCTCGGAACTCGGCATCTATCCGGCGGTCGATCCGCTCGATTCGACCAGCCGCGTTCTCGAACCGCGCACGGTCGGGCAGGAGCATTACGACACGGCGCGCGCCGTGCAGTCGCTGCTCCAGCGCTACAAGTCGCTGCAGGACATCATCGCCATCCTCGGCATGGACGAGCTGAGCGAAGAGGATAAGGTCACGGTCGCCCGCGCCCGCAAGATCCAGAAGTTCCTCAGCCAGCCGTTCCACGTCGCCGAAGTCTTCACCGGCATCAGCGGCAAG
- a CDS encoding F0F1 ATP synthase subunit gamma — translation MASLKALKLRIGSVKSTQKITKAMKMVAAAKLRRAQEAAEAGRPYAQRVEQVVASLASTAQITEGSSPLLAGTGRDQVHLFVVATSDKGLAGAFNSNIARLARRRALELQAEGKTVKFLTIGRKGRAVLARQFRDGFVHAVEPGDLGKLTFADAKGYADDLIRRYEAGEFDVAHLFYATFKTVLTQEPTEQQLIPVKIPDATKAPAADAVVEYEPSEEAILDSLLPTNIAVQIYRAIRENAASEQGSKMTAMDNATRNAGDLINRLTIEYNRTRQAAITTELVEIISGAEAL, via the coding sequence ATGGCTAGTCTCAAGGCCCTGAAACTGCGCATCGGCTCGGTGAAGTCGACGCAGAAGATCACCAAGGCGATGAAGATGGTCGCCGCCGCCAAGCTGCGCCGTGCGCAGGAGGCGGCCGAGGCCGGTCGCCCCTATGCCCAGCGGGTCGAACAGGTCGTCGCCAGCCTGGCGAGCACCGCGCAGATCACCGAGGGCAGCTCGCCGCTGCTCGCCGGCACCGGCCGCGATCAGGTTCACCTGTTCGTCGTCGCGACGTCGGACAAGGGGCTGGCCGGCGCGTTCAATTCGAACATCGCCCGTCTCGCCCGTCGTCGTGCGCTCGAGCTGCAGGCCGAGGGCAAGACCGTCAAGTTCCTGACCATCGGTCGCAAGGGTCGCGCGGTGCTGGCCCGCCAGTTCCGCGACGGGTTCGTCCATGCGGTCGAGCCGGGCGATCTGGGCAAGCTGACCTTCGCCGATGCGAAGGGCTATGCCGACGACCTGATCCGCCGCTACGAAGCGGGCGAGTTCGACGTCGCGCACCTGTTCTACGCCACGTTCAAGACGGTACTGACGCAGGAGCCGACCGAGCAGCAGCTGATCCCGGTCAAGATTCCCGACGCGACCAAGGCGCCGGCCGCCGACGCGGTGGTCGAATATGAGCCGAGCGAGGAAGCAATTCTCGACAGCCTGCTGCCGACCAACATCGCGGTGCAGATCTATCGCGCGATCCGCGAGAATGCGGCGTCGGAGCAGGGGTCGAAGATGACGGCCATGGACAATGCCACGCGCAATGCGGGCGACCTCATCAACCGCCTGACCATCGAATATAACCGCACCCGCCAGGCCGCGATCACGACCGAACTGGTCGAGATCATCTCGGGCGCCGAAGCGCTGTGA